The proteins below come from a single Leptolyngbya sp. 'hensonii' genomic window:
- a CDS encoding mechanosensitive ion channel family protein has protein sequence MIESNVLIWSIGLTIGFPMLVILLGELIHWLQRRGRPLAATLRAIRNQVLPVLVVLLFMQHVLELDADGRLLKSIGTLFWICVIDASLSLLNSLFFEQAEADTWRARVPKLLIDLSRLLLVLLGTAIVLAVVWKADLAGVVTALGVSSLVIGLALQDTLGSVMSGIALLFERPFTVGDWLRVGDLVGQVIDINWRAVRLQTLQREMVIIPHKVISGEIIRNFSRPLRLHAERIQIGFSYNDPPNLAIQVLRSTALSTQGILNDPEPQIFTLSYDDSAITYEVKFFIEDYSDLEEIRSRFMTRVWYAAQRSNLTIPFPIRTLYHFHGPTSKAEKTSKKFAESLQSVPPFVPLGRKEDLGGLAEEIILQHFGRGEKALTEGNPGNALYIILSGQAMITARDEIGQEQDVLPLKAGEFFGEMALFSGEPSTISVTATDDLEVMMISASVVNQMIERQPSFAREIGQILEIRRRAVQAVKQIRTGGLQ, from the coding sequence ATGATAGAAAGCAATGTTCTGATCTGGTCGATCGGGCTAACCATAGGATTTCCAATGCTGGTCATCCTACTGGGAGAACTCATTCATTGGCTACAGCGGCGCGGTAGACCCCTGGCAGCAACATTACGGGCGATTCGAAATCAGGTCCTGCCCGTTCTGGTCGTCTTACTGTTCATGCAGCATGTTTTGGAACTAGATGCAGATGGCAGATTACTCAAAAGTATTGGGACACTTTTCTGGATTTGCGTGATTGATGCCTCCCTATCCTTACTGAACTCCCTCTTTTTCGAACAAGCAGAAGCCGATACCTGGCGAGCCAGAGTTCCCAAATTGTTGATCGACCTCTCCCGTCTTCTGCTGGTCCTGTTAGGTACTGCAATTGTGTTGGCAGTCGTATGGAAAGCGGATCTGGCTGGAGTGGTGACTGCCCTGGGGGTCAGTTCCCTGGTCATTGGTCTGGCCCTCCAGGATACCCTGGGCAGTGTGATGTCTGGAATAGCCCTGCTCTTTGAACGTCCCTTTACTGTTGGGGATTGGTTGCGGGTTGGTGATCTGGTGGGGCAGGTAATCGATATTAACTGGCGAGCCGTGCGGTTGCAGACCCTGCAGCGGGAGATGGTCATCATTCCCCATAAGGTGATTAGTGGGGAAATTATCCGTAATTTCAGCAGGCCACTCCGGCTCCATGCAGAGCGGATCCAGATTGGGTTTTCCTACAATGACCCTCCCAACTTGGCCATACAGGTTTTACGCAGTACCGCCCTCTCAACCCAGGGCATTCTGAATGATCCAGAACCTCAAATCTTTACCCTTTCTTACGATGATTCGGCAATTACTTACGAGGTGAAATTTTTTATTGAAGACTATAGCGACCTGGAAGAAATTCGCAGTCGATTTATGACAAGGGTTTGGTATGCTGCTCAGCGAAGCAACCTGACCATTCCTTTTCCCATTCGCACGCTGTACCATTTTCATGGCCCCACCTCGAAGGCCGAGAAAACAAGCAAGAAGTTTGCCGAAAGTTTGCAATCCGTTCCCCCCTTTGTTCCCCTGGGGCGAAAGGAAGATCTGGGAGGATTAGCAGAAGAAATTATCCTGCAACATTTTGGCCGGGGCGAAAAAGCTTTGACTGAGGGAAATCCTGGCAATGCGCTATACATTATTCTGTCGGGACAAGCCATGATCACCGCCAGGGATGAGATCGGGCAAGAGCAGGATGTGCTCCCTTTAAAGGCAGGAGAATTTTTTGGGGAGATGGCCCTGTTCTCTGGCGAACCCAGTACTATTTCAGTGACGGCTACCGATGATCTGGAGGTGATGATGATCTCAGCCAGTGTCGTGAATCAAATGATTGAACGGCAACCCAGCTTTGCTCGTGAAATTGGGCAAATTCTGGAGATTCGCAGACGGGCGGTCCAGGCGGTCAAACAAATTCGTACTGGAGGCTTGCAATGA
- a CDS encoding RNA-binding S4 domain-containing protein: protein MTVNETVTIKLDQFLKLVGAVQTGGEAKLIIQTGEVRVNGEIETRRGRKLVTGDRILARGQAFFVDLSEAEL, encoded by the coding sequence ATGACTGTTAACGAGACCGTAACCATTAAGCTGGATCAGTTCCTCAAGTTAGTAGGTGCTGTGCAAACGGGTGGAGAAGCCAAGCTCATCATTCAGACTGGGGAAGTGCGGGTGAATGGGGAGATTGAAACCCGCCGAGGACGGAAACTGGTCACGGGCGATCGTATTTTGGCCCGAGGACAGGCTTTTTTTGTAGACCTGTCCGAAGCAGAACTGTAA
- a CDS encoding IS1 family transposase (programmed frameshift), producing the protein MECKLCGHSKTHKHGKMPNGHQRYFCLGCQQTFSESFDTLYYYRHVSPEQIQQVLQAHSEGTSLRGISRISGLAYNTVVSIIRRASSKAQLIHNQEVAQVETEEVSADEMWSFVKKQKQCLPLELDLGDCWVGLSLANSSGLILAARVGKHTDELIEELMVTTEGKTECKQWNSDDWGGYERVLPPEIHHHIGKDKTQRLERTNGIIRQQTGRWHRRQNKFGKVWEQTKVTTRLVVSYFNWIWRHSRFKTTASQRANLAAEPWTWQDFATYPTII; encoded by the exons ATGGAATGTAAGCTCTGCGGTCATTCTAAGACTCACAAGCATGGCAAGATGCCGAATGGGCATCAACGCTACTTTTGCCTGGGGTGCCAACAAACCTTCTCAGAGAGTTTTGACACCCTCTACTACTACCGTCACGTCAGTCCAGAGCAAATTCAACAAGTCCTGCAAGCTCACAGTGAGGGCACCAGTTTACGAGGGATTAGTCGGATTAGCGGGTTAGCTTATAACACGGTAGTGAGTATTATTCGACGAGCGAGTAGCAAAGCTCAACTCATCCACAATCAGGAGGTGGCTCAAGTTGAAACCGAGGAGGTGAGTGCTGATGAGATGTGGTCCTTTGTG AAAAAACAGAAGCAATGTCTGCCCCTAGAATTAGACCTGGGAGACTGTTGGGTGGGGTTGAGTTTAGCCAATAGCAGTGGGCTGATCTTGGCGGCCCGTGTGGGAAAGCATACGGATGAGTTGATTGAAGAACTGATGGTCACAACGGAAGGAAAAACGGAGTGCAAACAGTGGAATAGCGATGATTGGGGAGGGTATGAACGAGTCCTTCCACCAGAAATTCATCATCACATTGGTAAGGATAAAACCCAACGATTAGAGAGAACCAATGGTATTATCCGGCAACAAACAGGACGGTGGCATCGACGGCAAAACAAGTTTGGCAAGGTGTGGGAGCAAACGAAGGTGACTACACGATTGGTTGTCAGTTATTTCAATTGGATTTGGCGGCATAGCCGATTCAAAACCACAGCATCTCAACGAGCAAACTTGGCAGCAGAGCCTTGGACTTGGCAAGACTTCGCAACTTATCCAACAATTATTTGA
- a CDS encoding PAS domain S-box protein — MCDRSSLTLLLIDDCAEDRSIYRRFLQQNRSYTYRIVECETAAAAIQWCQQEVPDVLLLAMNLPDGGGLEVLQQVRSHIPPTRMVVIMLTGEENIQAAVQAMKRGAQDYLSKSDLTPGILNQAIEDALHQRDHTQQLVAHQQQQQQLIATIALHIRQSLQLDKILTTTTEEVRQFLKTDRVLVYQFHPDMSGMVVAESVLPGWTVTLGAQVQDTYFQQEGAISYQQGRRQIVANILQAGLADCHVKFLQEFEVKAILVVPILVQDQLWGLLVAHHCTAPRQWQLEEVDLLEHLAVQIAIAIQQAIAYEQAKAELAERIQVEQTLRESEERFRSTFEQVAVGLAHVSPEGQFLRLNQRFCDITGYTPTELQSLTFQEITHPDDLLSDLSQMQRLLARTIQTYSTEKRYIRKNRSLIWVNLTKSLVRDRNGESKYFISVIEDITLRKQTEAERLQAEKVRQELKLLDSILDIILAGYWDGDLLNNQQYISPGFKRMFGYADHELENSPETWKQLVFPEDLPGALASFQRHVQSHGQVPYYNELRYRHKDGSTVWVMCTGRVIAWDPDGNPLRMIGCHIDITKRKQAEEALTAYANEIQDLYNNAPCGYHSLDADGRIININDTELQWLGYSREEVMGQSITRFMTNKSKQLFQATYPIFKAQGWVKDLEFDLIGQDGTLFPVLISATAVKSADGTYLHSRSTLFDVRDRKQAELQLRQMNQQLLQANLELAQATRMKDEFLANMSHELRTPLNAILGMSEGLQDGVFGSINERQRKVIATVERSGKHLLELINDILDLSKIESGKLELETNDVSIRNLCDMSLTFVQQMALKKGVQLSSQIPEDIGLIQADDRRLRQILINLLSNAIKFTPEGGTVTLKVSREQTQQMDVTHEVVVFSTVVRQTDVGLVE; from the coding sequence ATGTGCGATCGATCTTCTCTCACCCTTTTACTCATTGATGATTGTGCAGAGGATCGGAGCATCTATCGTCGCTTCTTACAACAAAACAGATCCTATACTTATCGAATTGTAGAGTGTGAAACCGCAGCAGCAGCCATCCAATGGTGTCAGCAAGAGGTGCCCGATGTTCTGTTGCTGGCTATGAATCTGCCGGATGGGGGTGGCCTGGAAGTGCTGCAACAGGTCAGAAGCCATATCCCTCCAACTCGCATGGTCGTGATCATGCTCACGGGAGAGGAAAACATCCAGGCTGCAGTCCAGGCGATGAAAAGAGGTGCCCAGGATTATCTCAGCAAAAGTGATCTCACCCCTGGCATTCTGAATCAGGCGATCGAGGATGCTCTGCATCAACGCGATCACACCCAGCAACTGGTGGCCCATCAGCAGCAACAACAGCAACTGATTGCGACGATCGCCCTGCACATTCGCCAATCCCTGCAGTTGGATAAAATTCTGACCACTACAACCGAGGAAGTGCGCCAGTTTCTCAAGACCGATCGGGTGCTGGTCTATCAGTTTCATCCTGATATGAGTGGGATGGTCGTCGCAGAATCGGTGTTGCCCGGTTGGACGGTGACTTTGGGGGCCCAGGTTCAGGACACGTACTTTCAACAGGAAGGGGCCATTTCCTATCAGCAAGGGCGCAGACAAATTGTTGCGAATATTCTTCAGGCTGGTTTGGCGGACTGTCATGTCAAGTTCCTCCAAGAATTTGAGGTGAAGGCAATTCTGGTCGTGCCCATTCTGGTGCAGGATCAACTTTGGGGGTTGCTGGTGGCCCATCACTGTACCGCTCCCCGGCAATGGCAGTTGGAAGAGGTGGATCTCCTGGAACACCTGGCGGTGCAGATTGCGATCGCGATTCAACAGGCCATTGCCTATGAGCAGGCCAAAGCCGAACTAGCAGAACGCATTCAGGTGGAGCAGACTCTGCGGGAGAGTGAAGAAAGGTTTCGGAGCACCTTTGAGCAGGTGGCAGTTGGGTTGGCCCATGTGTCCCCGGAGGGGCAGTTTCTTCGCCTCAACCAGCGGTTTTGTGACATTACGGGTTATACGCCCACCGAACTCCAGTCTCTCACCTTCCAGGAAATTACCCACCCGGATGATCTGCTCTCCGATTTGAGCCAGATGCAAAGGCTGCTGGCCAGGACAATCCAGACTTACTCGACCGAAAAACGATATATTCGCAAGAATCGCTCCCTCATCTGGGTCAACCTGACCAAGTCCCTGGTCCGCGATCGGAACGGAGAATCGAAGTATTTCATTTCGGTGATCGAAGATATTACCCTGCGCAAGCAAACGGAAGCAGAACGTTTGCAGGCAGAAAAAGTGCGTCAGGAATTGAAACTCCTGGACAGTATCCTCGACATCATTCTGGCTGGGTACTGGGATGGGGATCTGCTTAACAATCAGCAATACATCAGTCCAGGCTTCAAACGCATGTTTGGCTATGCGGATCACGAATTAGAGAATTCTCCAGAAACCTGGAAGCAACTGGTTTTTCCTGAAGATCTACCGGGTGCCCTCGCCAGCTTTCAACGTCACGTCCAGAGCCATGGTCAGGTGCCTTACTACAATGAGTTGAGATATCGCCATAAGGATGGTTCTACGGTCTGGGTCATGTGTACCGGGCGGGTGATTGCCTGGGATCCAGATGGCAATCCGCTCCGGATGATTGGCTGCCACATTGACATCACCAAACGCAAACAGGCAGAAGAAGCCCTGACTGCCTATGCTAATGAAATTCAAGATCTCTATAACAATGCCCCCTGCGGCTACCATTCCCTTGATGCTGACGGGCGCATTATCAACATTAATGACACAGAACTACAATGGTTGGGATACAGTCGGGAAGAAGTGATGGGCCAGTCCATTACTCGCTTCATGACCAACAAAAGTAAACAGCTTTTCCAGGCGACCTATCCCATCTTTAAGGCCCAGGGCTGGGTGAAAGATCTGGAATTTGATTTGATTGGTCAAGATGGAACGCTTTTCCCAGTCCTGATCAGTGCAACAGCCGTCAAGAGTGCGGATGGCACCTATCTTCATAGCCGGTCCACCCTGTTTGATGTGCGCGATCGTAAGCAGGCAGAACTGCAATTGCGCCAAATGAACCAGCAACTGCTGCAGGCCAACCTTGAACTGGCCCAGGCCACCCGCATGAAAGACGAATTCCTGGCCAACATGAGCCATGAACTCCGGACGCCCCTCAATGCCATCCTGGGGATGTCTGAGGGGCTCCAAGATGGGGTGTTTGGTTCCATTAATGAACGGCAGCGCAAGGTTATTGCAACGGTTGAAAGGAGTGGTAAGCATCTGCTAGAGCTGATTAATGACATTCTCGATCTCTCTAAAATTGAGTCGGGCAAACTGGAGTTGGAAACCAATGATGTTTCCATCCGCAACCTCTGTGACATGAGTCTCACCTTTGTTCAGCAGATGGCATTGAAAAAGGGGGTTCAGCTCAGTAGCCAGATTCCAGAAGATATTGGCTTGATTCAGGCTGACGATCGTCGCCTGCGTCAGATACTCATCAACCTGCTCAGTAATGCCATCAAATTCACCCCTGAGGGGGGCACGGTCACCTTGAAGGTCAGCCGCGAGCAGACGCAACAGATGGACGTAACCCATGAAGTTGTAGTATTCAGTACGGTAGTGCGTCAAACTGATGTGGGTCTGGTAGAGTAA